In Candidatus Eremiobacteraceae bacterium, the genomic window ATGGCCCGGCGCGACGTCCGAAGAGGCGGCTTCCAAACGTCATACGGATAGGGCGCCGACTACGGGGCCCGTGCCAGGAGGAACTATCGTGAGTGAATTCCTGTACATCTACCGCGGCGGCGCGCAGCCGCAGTCTCCGGAAGAGGGCGAGCGCGTGATGAAGAAGTGGGTCGCGTGGATGGAAGAGCTGGGCAAGGCGGGCGCCATCAAGGACCGCGGTCAGCCGCTGGCTCCGGCGGGCAAGGTCGTCAAGGGCAAGGATAAGGTCGTCAGCGACGGTCCGTACGCCGAGTCGAAAGACCTCGTCCTCGGCTATACGGTGGTCGAAGCCAAAGATCTGGCCCACGCGGCAGAACTTTCCAAGGGTTGTCCGATCTTCGAGTTCGGCGGCCTGGTGGAAGTGCGCCCGATCATGGAGATGTGATGGAGCCAGGCGAGCATCTGTTCCGCCGCGAGGCGGGGCGCATGGTCGCCGCTCTCACGCGCATCTTCGGTCTCCACAACCTCGCATTGGCGGAAGACGTCGTACAAGACGCCTTCTGTCGTGCTTTGGAGGTCTGGCGGATCCGCGGCATGCCCGACAATCCGTCGGCGTGGCTCATGCGCACGGCCAAGAACCGCGCCATCGACATCCTGCGGCGTGAGCGCCGGGCGCTCGACTTCGCACCCGAGCTTGAGCGGCTGTTCGAAAGCGAATGGACGCTGGTCCCCACCGTTAGCGGGCTTTTCACCGAGCACTCGATCCGAGACGATCAACTGCGCATGATGTTCACGTGTTGCCATCCGCGCCTGCCCGAGCAGACGCAAGTCGCGCTCGTGCTGCAGCTCGCGTGCGGCTTCACAGCTCCTGAGATCGCGAGCGCCTTCTTGAGCGGCCGCGCAGGCATCGAAAAGCGGATCGCGCGTGCGAAGAAGGTGCTTGCCTCGTCGAAGATGCTGTTCGATTTCGCCGACGGCGAATTCGCGCTGCGCCTCGTCGCGGTCCAACGCGCGCTCTACCTGCTCTTCAATGAAGGGTATCACGGCGCGTCCTCCCAGGGAGCGGTTCGGACCGAGCTGTGCCGCGAGGCGATGAGGCTGGTCACGCTGCTGCTCGACGATCCGCGTACGGCGACCCCGGCGACCTACGCGCTGTGCGCGCTGATGCATCTCCATGCAGCGCGGCTGCCGGCACGCGTTGACGCCTCGGGCGCCCTCACGTCGTTGTACGATCAGGACCGGTCGCGCTGGGACACGCGTCAAGTGGCCGAGGGGCAACGCCTGCTCGAGCGTTCCGCGGCCGGCGGCGAGGTGAGCGAGTATCACGTCGAGGCCGCGATCGCGTGGCTCCATGCGAGCGCGCGGCGCTTCGAAGACACCGATTGGGGAAAGATCGTCTTCCTTTATGACACGCTGATGACGATCCGCGGTTCGCCGGTCGTCGCGCTCAACCGCGCCATCGCGGTCGGGCAACATGAAAGCCCGGAGCGCGGGCTAGAAGAGATAGACAAAATCGCCGATCGCGAACGTCTGGCCGAGTATCCTTTTTACCACGCAGCGCTCGCCGAGCTCGAGCTTCGGCGCGGACGATATGAGCCGGCCCGCACGCATTTCCAAGCGGCGCTAGGGCTCGCGCGCAACCCGATGGAACGCAGGTTCCTCGAGCGCCGTTTGGAGGCGTGCTTAGTGAGGAGTTGACGCATGGAGCTGTCAGGGCATACCGTGCTGGTGACTGGCGGCGCCAGCGGCATCGGATCGGCGATCGCCAGTCGTTTTCTCGCGGCCGGCAGCGATGTGATCGTCTGCGGCCGTCGCGAAGACAAGTTGCGCGAAATGCAGGCCAAGCATCCGAAGCTCCACACGCACGTCTGCGATGTCGAAGACCCGGCGCAGCGGGTCGCGCTATGCGAGTGGGCGACGCGCGAGTTCCCCAAACTCGACGTGCTGGTGAATAACGCCGGGATCCAGCAGCGGCTGGCCCTCGCGGACGGACCCGATTGGGGCCACGTCCAGCGAGAGATCGCGATCAATTTCGACGCGCCGGTGCATCTCTCGATTTTGTTCATCCCGCATCTGCGCGCACAGAAGCGGCCGGCGATCGTCAACGTCACATCCGGCCTGGCCTTCCTACCGCGTGCCGAAGTGCCCGTCTACTGCGCGACCAAGGCGGCGATGCACTCGTTCGCGCTATCGTTGCGCTATCAGCTGCGTGACACGTCCGTCAAAGTCGTCGAGATCATTCCGCCCGCAGTCGATACGGATCTCGGCGGCCCCGGCTTGCACACCTGGGGCGTGAAGCTCGACGAGTTCGCCGACGCCGTGTTCGCGAAGCTCGGCACCGACGACGACCGAGAGATCGCGTACCAGTTCTCGGCCCAGGCGAGCCGGGCGTCGCGCAAGGAGCTCGACGAGATGTTCGAGCGGATGAACTCGGCCTAGGACATAGACGCTCGGCCGCAAAAGTGTGTGCGGACATCGGGCCGTAGCGTAGCTTGGTCATCGCGCCTGACTGGGGGTCAGGAGATCGCTGGTTCGAATCCAGTCGGCCCGAAAGAGCAATGCGAAGCCCCGTGAGCAATTGCGGGGC contains:
- a CDS encoding YciI family protein; protein product: MSEFLYIYRGGAQPQSPEEGERVMKKWVAWMEELGKAGAIKDRGQPLAPAGKVVKGKDKVVSDGPYAESKDLVLGYTVVEAKDLAHAAELSKGCPIFEFGGLVEVRPIMEM
- a CDS encoding sigma-70 family RNA polymerase sigma factor, producing the protein MEPGEHLFRREAGRMVAALTRIFGLHNLALAEDVVQDAFCRALEVWRIRGMPDNPSAWLMRTAKNRAIDILRRERRALDFAPELERLFESEWTLVPTVSGLFTEHSIRDDQLRMMFTCCHPRLPEQTQVALVLQLACGFTAPEIASAFLSGRAGIEKRIARAKKVLASSKMLFDFADGEFALRLVAVQRALYLLFNEGYHGASSQGAVRTELCREAMRLVTLLLDDPRTATPATYALCALMHLHAARLPARVDASGALTSLYDQDRSRWDTRQVAEGQRLLERSAAGGEVSEYHVEAAIAWLHASARRFEDTDWGKIVFLYDTLMTIRGSPVVALNRAIAVGQHESPERGLEEIDKIADRERLAEYPFYHAALAELELRRGRYEPARTHFQAALGLARNPMERRFLERRLEACLVRS
- a CDS encoding SDR family NAD(P)-dependent oxidoreductase — protein: MELSGHTVLVTGGASGIGSAIASRFLAAGSDVIVCGRREDKLREMQAKHPKLHTHVCDVEDPAQRVALCEWATREFPKLDVLVNNAGIQQRLALADGPDWGHVQREIAINFDAPVHLSILFIPHLRAQKRPAIVNVTSGLAFLPRAEVPVYCATKAAMHSFALSLRYQLRDTSVKVVEIIPPAVDTDLGGPGLHTWGVKLDEFADAVFAKLGTDDDREIAYQFSAQASRASRKELDEMFERMNSA